A single window of Modestobacter italicus DNA harbors:
- a CDS encoding FecCD family ABC transporter permease encodes MAPTRAPAARPDPRRTLRVGRFSTVYRRRQLAVPLLVLVVLVLAAAVSLGRGDYPISVVDVLRVLVGAGDDTQHFIVLELRAPRIAVAVLVGVALGISGALIQTFARNPLASPDILGVTGGAAVGAVAVIVLGGTTTASRLLGGLGLPAAALAGGLLMALLVFGLAWNQGLDGYRLVLVGIGLSAMALAVVRYLLTRSTIQDAAVANVWITGSLNGRGWDQALPLAVALLVLLPVSLALSRVLGALQFGDDTARGLGVRVPLAQAVTVVVAVALAAFAVSAAGPIQFVALVVPQIAVRLTGGSRPPLLAAGLLGALLVVGSDLVARTVLPDSFPVGVVTSVVGAPYLLWLLVRGRRRSTL; translated from the coding sequence GTGGCGCCCACGCGCGCTCCCGCGGCCCGGCCGGACCCGCGGCGCACGCTCCGGGTCGGCCGATTCTCGACGGTCTACCGGCGCCGCCAGCTCGCCGTCCCGCTGCTCGTCCTCGTGGTGCTCGTGCTGGCCGCCGCCGTCAGCCTCGGCCGCGGCGACTACCCGATCAGCGTGGTCGACGTGCTGCGGGTGCTCGTCGGCGCGGGCGACGACACCCAGCATTTCATCGTGCTCGAGCTGCGGGCGCCCCGGATCGCCGTCGCCGTGCTGGTCGGGGTCGCGCTGGGCATCTCCGGCGCGCTCATCCAGACCTTCGCCCGCAACCCGCTGGCCAGCCCGGACATCCTGGGCGTCACCGGCGGTGCCGCGGTGGGCGCGGTCGCGGTGATCGTGCTGGGCGGGACGACGACGGCCAGCCGGCTGCTCGGCGGGCTCGGCCTGCCCGCCGCCGCCCTGGCCGGTGGCCTGCTGATGGCGCTGCTGGTGTTCGGCCTGGCCTGGAACCAGGGACTCGACGGCTACCGGCTGGTGCTGGTCGGCATCGGGCTGTCCGCGATGGCGCTGGCGGTGGTCCGCTACCTGCTCACCCGCAGCACGATCCAGGACGCCGCGGTCGCCAACGTCTGGATCACCGGCTCGCTCAACGGCCGCGGGTGGGACCAGGCGCTGCCGCTGGCCGTCGCGCTGCTGGTCCTGCTGCCGGTCTCGCTGGCGCTGAGCCGGGTGCTCGGCGCGCTGCAGTTCGGCGACGACACCGCCCGCGGGCTGGGCGTGCGGGTGCCGCTGGCGCAGGCGGTCACCGTGGTGGTCGCGGTCGCGCTGGCCGCCTTCGCGGTGTCCGCGGCCGGGCCGATCCAGTTCGTCGCGCTCGTCGTCCCGCAGATCGCCGTCCGGCTGACCGGTGGCTCCCGGCCGCCGCTGCTGGCCGCCGGGCTGCTGGGCGCGCTGCTGGTCGTGGGCAGCGACCTGGTGGCCCGCACGGTGCTGCCCGACTCGTTCCCGGTCGGCGTGGTCACGTCCGTCGTCGGCGCCCCCTACCTGCTCTGGCTCCTGGTCCGCGGAAGGCGGCGATCCACCCTGTGA
- a CDS encoding ABC transporter ATP-binding protein has translation MTALDSTSTTTAVRLAADGVRLAYGDKVVVADLDLQLTDGSFTAIVGPNGCGKSTLLRALGRLLRPTAGSVLLDGRAITSTPTKEVAKVLGLLPQTPLAPEGLTVADLVARGRHPHQSWLRQWSSDDEAVVTEALSWTDMADLADSPVDALSGGQRQRAWISMALAQGTDLLLLDEPTTYLDLAHQVDVLELVGRLHAERGRTVVVVLHDLNLAARYAERLVAMKDGVLVASGTPEEVLTEQLLAEVFELEARVVPDPVTGTPMVVPVRRLR, from the coding sequence GTGACCGCTCTCGACAGCACCTCGACGACGACCGCGGTACGGCTGGCCGCCGACGGCGTCCGGCTGGCCTACGGCGACAAGGTCGTGGTCGCCGACCTGGACCTGCAGCTCACCGACGGGTCGTTCACCGCGATCGTCGGCCCCAACGGCTGCGGCAAGTCCACCCTGCTCCGCGCGCTCGGCCGGCTGCTGCGCCCCACCGCCGGCTCGGTGCTGCTGGACGGCCGGGCGATCACCTCGACGCCGACCAAGGAGGTCGCCAAGGTCCTGGGCCTGCTGCCGCAGACGCCGCTGGCACCCGAGGGGCTCACCGTCGCCGACCTGGTCGCGCGCGGCCGGCACCCGCACCAGAGCTGGCTGCGGCAGTGGTCCTCCGACGACGAGGCCGTCGTCACCGAGGCGCTGAGCTGGACCGACATGGCCGACCTCGCCGACTCCCCGGTCGACGCGCTCTCCGGCGGGCAGCGGCAGCGCGCCTGGATCTCGATGGCCCTCGCCCAGGGCACCGACCTGCTGCTGCTCGACGAGCCGACCACCTACCTCGACCTCGCCCACCAGGTCGACGTGCTGGAGCTGGTCGGCCGGCTGCACGCCGAGCGCGGCCGGACCGTCGTCGTCGTCCTGCACGACCTCAACCTGGCCGCCCGCTACGCCGAGCGGTTGGTGGCGATGAAGGACGGCGTGCTGGTCGCCTCCGGCACGCCCGAGGAGGTGCTCACCGAGCAGCTGCTCGCCGAGGTGTTCGAGCTGGAGGCACGGGTGGTGCCCGACCCGGTCACCGGCACCCCGATGGTCGTCCCGGTCCGCCGGCTGCGCTGA
- a CDS encoding acyl-CoA dehydrogenase family protein produces the protein MTDAVAVARGLAEELLFPAAAAVDAAGAVPRAHLDALADAGLYGLTGPRDAGGLAADPATVAAVIEELASGDLSTAFVWLQHLGLVGALTDGPAELRAGYLADLCAGRVRAGIALQAALRPGPPAVTVRRTGDELVLDGAVPWVTGWGHVDVLLVAARDDADDVRFVLVDAAPSRTLTAVPQRMVAVSASATVELRLSAHRVPVARLVGTVPLAAIRAGDAAGLRPNGSLALGLVTRCARLLGPSPLDEELARARTRLDEAGPEQLPAARAAASALAHRASGLLVAATGSSAVLVGAHAERLAREALFLLVFGTRPAIKAALVAELGG, from the coding sequence GTGACCGACGCCGTCGCCGTTGCCCGGGGCCTCGCCGAGGAGCTGCTGTTCCCCGCCGCGGCTGCGGTGGACGCGGCGGGGGCGGTGCCGCGGGCGCACCTGGACGCGCTCGCGGACGCCGGTCTCTACGGCCTGACCGGTCCACGGGACGCCGGGGGGCTGGCCGCCGACCCGGCGACCGTGGCCGCGGTCATCGAGGAGCTTGCCTCCGGCGACCTGTCCACGGCGTTCGTCTGGCTGCAGCACCTCGGTCTGGTCGGCGCGCTCACCGACGGTCCGGCAGAGCTGCGGGCCGGGTACCTGGCCGACCTGTGCGCCGGCCGGGTCCGCGCCGGGATCGCGCTGCAGGCCGCGCTGCGCCCCGGCCCGCCCGCGGTCACCGTGCGGCGGACCGGGGACGAGCTGGTGCTGGACGGCGCCGTCCCGTGGGTGACCGGCTGGGGGCACGTCGACGTGCTGCTGGTCGCCGCCCGGGACGACGCCGACGACGTCCGGTTCGTGCTGGTCGACGCGGCGCCGTCCCGGACGCTGACCGCGGTGCCGCAGCGGATGGTCGCGGTGTCCGCCAGCGCGACCGTCGAGCTGCGGCTGTCCGCGCACCGGGTGCCGGTCGCCCGGCTGGTCGGCACGGTGCCGCTGGCCGCCATCCGGGCCGGCGACGCGGCCGGGCTGCGGCCCAACGGCTCGCTGGCGCTCGGGCTGGTCACCCGCTGCGCGCGGCTGCTGGGGCCCTCGCCGCTCGACGAGGAGCTGGCCCGGGCGCGCACCCGGCTCGACGAGGCGGGTCCCGAGCAGCTGCCCGCGGCCCGCGCGGCCGCGTCGGCGCTGGCCCACCGGGCCTCGGGCCTGCTCGTCGCGGCGACCGGCAGCAGCGCCGTGCTGGTCGGCGCGCACGCCGAGCGGCTGGCCCGCGAGGCGCTGTTCCTGCTGGTCTTCGGCACCCGACCGGCGATCAAGGCCGCGCTCGTCGCCGAGCTGGGCGGCTGA
- a CDS encoding methyl-accepting chemotaxis protein, with translation MTRDQSSPATGDAERTGSGLRWAADRPVAVKIGATVGVLGLVAVGLTSLATERMGDLSDQQETLYAESVEPLTELSGIQRSFQGDRARYITYPQVDAAGRQALLTELAERKDELQQKLDVYEPLATSPAAFATLTGDLDAWYAVATTQLVPAADAASAADAAAAAAMAGTARNALATAAGASATAAQADAVVGGVLTGALQDATDVLMDGLQVELDGQTADAAEVNAAGAADAAGATRLLWIVLALSLLVAGGLAVWVIRQITGTVASVGRTVEAMARGDLTVAPEVRSADELGRMAASLGRAQAHLRTVLAGVAASSDAVAAASEELSASSAQISASAEETSAQSGVVSAAAEEVSRNVATVAAGAEQMGASIREISQNANEAARVAAQAVGEAEATTATITQLGTSSQEIGAVVKTITSIAEQTNLLALNATIEAARAGEAGKGFAVVANEVKELAQETARATEDIARRVEAIQGDTSGAVSAIGRISEIIGSINDYQLTIASAVEEQTATTNEMSRSVQEAAGGSTEIATNITGVSTAASSTTQALGQTRQAVDELSRMASDLRSAVGAFTY, from the coding sequence ATGACCCGTGACCAGTCCTCCCCTGCGACGGGCGACGCCGAGCGCACCGGCTCCGGGCTCCGCTGGGCCGCCGACCGCCCGGTCGCGGTGAAGATCGGTGCCACGGTCGGGGTGCTCGGACTGGTCGCCGTCGGGCTCACCTCGCTGGCGACCGAGCGGATGGGCGACCTCAGTGACCAGCAGGAGACCCTGTACGCCGAGAGCGTCGAACCGCTGACCGAGCTGAGCGGCATCCAGCGCTCCTTCCAGGGCGACCGGGCCCGCTACATCACCTACCCGCAGGTCGACGCCGCCGGCCGGCAGGCCCTCCTCACCGAGCTGGCCGAGCGGAAGGACGAGCTGCAGCAGAAGCTGGACGTCTACGAGCCGCTGGCCACCTCGCCGGCCGCCTTCGCGACCCTGACCGGTGACCTGGACGCCTGGTACGCCGTGGCCACCACGCAGCTGGTCCCCGCCGCCGACGCGGCGAGCGCCGCCGACGCCGCGGCCGCCGCGGCGATGGCCGGCACGGCGCGGAACGCGCTGGCCACCGCCGCCGGCGCGAGCGCCACCGCTGCCCAGGCCGATGCCGTCGTCGGCGGGGTCCTCACCGGGGCGCTGCAGGACGCGACCGACGTGCTGATGGACGGCCTGCAGGTCGAGCTCGACGGGCAGACCGCCGACGCCGCCGAGGTCAACGCCGCCGGCGCTGCCGACGCCGCCGGCGCGACCCGGCTGCTGTGGATCGTGCTCGCGCTGAGCCTGCTGGTGGCCGGCGGGCTCGCGGTCTGGGTGATCCGGCAGATCACCGGGACGGTCGCGAGCGTCGGCCGCACCGTCGAGGCCATGGCCCGCGGCGACCTCACCGTCGCCCCCGAGGTGCGCTCCGCCGACGAGCTCGGCCGGATGGCCGCCTCGCTGGGCCGGGCCCAGGCGCACCTGCGCACCGTGCTGGCCGGCGTCGCCGCCTCCTCGGACGCCGTGGCCGCCGCGTCGGAGGAGCTGTCGGCGTCCTCGGCGCAGATCTCGGCCTCGGCGGAGGAGACCTCGGCGCAGTCCGGGGTGGTCTCGGCGGCCGCGGAGGAGGTGTCCCGCAACGTGGCCACGGTCGCTGCGGGCGCGGAGCAGATGGGGGCCTCGATCCGGGAGATCTCGCAGAACGCGAACGAGGCGGCCCGGGTGGCGGCGCAGGCCGTGGGTGAGGCGGAGGCGACCACCGCGACGATCACGCAGCTGGGCACGTCGTCGCAGGAGATCGGCGCGGTGGTCAAGACCATCACCTCGATCGCGGAGCAGACCAACCTGCTGGCGCTCAACGCGACCATCGAGGCCGCGCGGGCCGGCGAGGCGGGCAAGGGCTTCGCGGTCGTGGCCAACGAGGTCAAGGAGCTGGCGCAGGAGACGGCGCGGGCGACGGAGGACATCGCGCGGCGGGTGGAGGCGATCCAGGGTGACACCTCGGGTGCGGTGTCGGCGATCGGGCGGATCTCGGAGATCATCGGGTCGATCAACGACTACCAGCTGACCATCGCCAGTGCGGTGGAGGAGCAGACCGCGACGACGAACGAGATGTCGCGGTCGGTGCAGGAGGCTGCGGGCGGGTCGACCGAGATCGCCACGAACATCACCGGGGTGTCGACGGCGGCGTCCTCGACCACGCAGGCGCTGGGGCAGACCCGGCAGGCCGTGGACGAGCTCTCCCGGATGGCCTCCGACCTCCGCTCCGCCGTCGGCGCCTTCACGTACTGA
- a CDS encoding mechanosensitive ion channel family protein, with product MDDILDWLRGPGLDALLIILGAVLLARFVSWLGGRITDRIDAHATGSDALVRSEAAKHRHSLTQVLTWAAIVMIWSVTIFFVLERLGVPVTGLVAPATVLGVGLGFGAQRVVGDVLAGFFLITERQYGFGDVVAIQVVGGGDPAEGTVEDVNLRITRLRSVNGEVVIVPNGQIVKVVNLSRDWARAVVDVPVPATTDVNRVQEVLREVGKRAFDDERLHRLLLDEPSVMGVESLALDEVNLRIVARTLPGKQFEVGRDLRARVALALSREGVSLRATAAQDDVQDEALAEDRARSGGRA from the coding sequence ATGGACGACATCCTCGACTGGCTCCGCGGGCCGGGCCTCGACGCGCTCCTGATCATCCTCGGGGCGGTGCTGCTCGCCCGGTTCGTGAGCTGGCTCGGCGGGCGGATCACCGACCGGATCGACGCCCACGCGACCGGCTCGGACGCGCTGGTGCGCTCCGAGGCGGCCAAGCACCGGCACTCGCTGACCCAGGTGCTGACCTGGGCGGCCATCGTGATGATCTGGTCGGTCACCATCTTCTTCGTGCTCGAGCGCCTCGGCGTCCCGGTCACCGGCCTGGTAGCGCCCGCCACCGTCCTGGGCGTGGGGCTCGGCTTCGGCGCGCAGCGGGTCGTCGGCGACGTGCTCGCCGGCTTCTTCCTCATCACCGAGCGGCAGTACGGCTTCGGTGACGTCGTGGCCATCCAGGTGGTGGGCGGTGGCGACCCCGCCGAGGGCACCGTCGAGGACGTGAACCTGCGGATCACCCGGCTGCGCTCGGTCAACGGCGAGGTCGTGATCGTGCCCAACGGGCAGATCGTCAAGGTCGTCAACCTGTCCCGCGACTGGGCCCGCGCCGTCGTCGACGTCCCGGTGCCGGCCACGACCGACGTCAACCGGGTCCAGGAGGTGCTCCGCGAGGTCGGCAAGCGGGCCTTCGACGACGAGCGGCTGCACCGGCTGCTGCTCGACGAGCCCAGCGTGATGGGCGTGGAGAGCCTGGCGCTGGACGAGGTCAACCTGCGGATCGTCGCCCGGACGCTGCCGGGCAAGCAGTTCGAGGTCGGCCGCGACCTGCGGGCCCGGGTGGCGCTGGCGCTGTCCCGAGAGGGCGTGTCGCTGCGGGCCACCGCCGCCCAGGACGACGTGCAGGACGAGGCGCTGGCCGAGGACCGGGCCCGGAGCGGGGGTCGCGCATGA
- a CDS encoding zinc-binding dehydrogenase, protein MRALVFEEFGGPLTVRSVPEPRPAPDGVVVQVGASGICRSDWHGWSGHDPDVVLPHVPGHELAGTVAAVGERVRSWSVGDRVTVPFVCACGHCPPCREGAGQVCLDQTQPGFTHWGSLAELVALDAADVNLVALPEGMPFATAAGLGCRFATAFRAVTGVGRVVPGEWVAVHGCGGVGLSAVQVAVAAGARVVAVDVSPGALELAAACGAEHLVDGAGDVPAAVAELTGGGAHVSLDALGAAVTCLNSIRSLRRRGRHVQVGLLPPAVGRPEVPMELVIAGELAVLGSHGMAAADYPAMLSLIEAGRLHPELLVTRRLGLDDAGAALAAVGREPGIAVVTSF, encoded by the coding sequence GTGCGCGCGCTGGTGTTCGAGGAGTTCGGTGGTCCCCTCACGGTCCGCTCGGTGCCGGAACCGCGGCCGGCCCCGGACGGCGTGGTCGTGCAGGTGGGCGCCAGCGGCATCTGCCGCAGCGACTGGCACGGCTGGTCCGGCCACGACCCGGACGTCGTCCTGCCGCACGTCCCCGGTCACGAGCTGGCCGGCACCGTCGCCGCGGTCGGGGAGCGGGTGCGCAGCTGGTCGGTCGGCGACCGGGTGACCGTGCCGTTCGTCTGCGCCTGCGGGCACTGCCCGCCGTGCCGCGAGGGCGCCGGTCAGGTGTGCCTCGACCAGACCCAGCCCGGCTTCACCCACTGGGGCTCGCTGGCCGAGCTGGTCGCGCTGGACGCCGCCGACGTCAACCTGGTCGCCCTGCCCGAGGGCATGCCGTTCGCCACCGCCGCCGGCCTGGGCTGCCGGTTCGCGACCGCGTTCCGCGCGGTCACCGGCGTCGGCCGGGTGGTCCCCGGCGAGTGGGTCGCCGTGCACGGCTGCGGCGGGGTGGGGCTGTCCGCCGTCCAGGTGGCGGTCGCGGCCGGCGCGCGGGTGGTCGCCGTCGACGTCTCGCCGGGCGCGCTGGAGCTGGCCGCGGCGTGCGGCGCGGAGCACCTCGTCGACGGGGCGGGCGACGTCCCGGCCGCGGTCGCCGAGCTCACCGGCGGCGGCGCGCACGTCTCCCTGGACGCCCTCGGCGCGGCCGTGACCTGCCTGAACTCCATCCGCAGCCTCCGCCGGCGCGGCCGGCACGTGCAGGTCGGGCTGCTGCCGCCGGCGGTGGGCCGACCGGAGGTGCCGATGGAGCTGGTGATCGCCGGCGAGCTGGCGGTGCTCGGCAGCCACGGCATGGCCGCCGCCGACTACCCGGCGATGCTGTCGCTGATCGAGGCCGGGCGGCTGCACCCCGAGCTGCTGGTGACCCGCCGGCTGGGGCTGGACGACGCGGGCGCGGCGCTGGCCGCGGTCGGCCGGGAGCCGGGGATCGCCGTCGTCACCTCGTTCTGA
- a CDS encoding threonine aldolase family protein, with product MDDLAALRRSCDRALTGHGPQTAADLLATIPPDTAVDRYGDGGVVAELEEEVADVLGQPAAVYLPSGIMAQQAALRVHAEHRGRRAVVYHPQCHLEVHEGRALERLQGLVGRPAGERDRLLLREDLDAVAEHPAALLVELPQRDLGGQLPPWDDLVAQATWARERGAAAHLDGARLWEAAAGYGRPPAEVAALFDTTYVSFYKGIGALAGSALAGPAEVVAEAREWRRRLGGTLFGLWPGAASALSCLRRRLPLFPGYLERAREVATAVRDLPGVTVVPDPPQTPMLHLLLRTDADRFAAAARTLAEGGLWTWERAAPTADPGVVRVELPVGDATTALPIEEVRTAIGLLAGGQG from the coding sequence GTGGACGACCTCGCTGCGCTGCGCCGGTCCTGCGACCGGGCGCTGACCGGGCACGGCCCGCAGACCGCTGCCGACCTGCTCGCGACGATCCCGCCGGACACCGCGGTGGACCGCTACGGCGACGGCGGCGTGGTCGCCGAGCTGGAGGAGGAGGTCGCCGACGTCCTCGGCCAGCCGGCGGCGGTCTACCTGCCCAGCGGGATCATGGCGCAGCAGGCCGCGCTGCGGGTGCACGCCGAGCACCGGGGGCGCCGGGCGGTGGTCTACCACCCGCAGTGCCACCTGGAGGTGCACGAGGGGCGGGCGTTGGAGCGGCTGCAGGGGCTGGTCGGCCGCCCGGCCGGCGAGCGGGACCGGCTGCTGCTGCGCGAGGACCTGGACGCCGTCGCCGAGCACCCGGCGGCGCTGCTGGTCGAGCTGCCGCAGCGCGACCTGGGCGGGCAGCTCCCGCCGTGGGACGACCTGGTCGCCCAGGCGACCTGGGCGCGCGAGCGCGGCGCCGCCGCCCACCTGGACGGCGCCCGGCTGTGGGAGGCCGCCGCCGGGTACGGCCGCCCGCCGGCCGAGGTCGCCGCGCTGTTCGACACCACCTACGTGAGCTTCTACAAGGGCATCGGCGCGCTGGCCGGCAGCGCGCTGGCCGGGCCGGCCGAGGTGGTCGCCGAGGCCCGCGAGTGGCGGCGCCGGCTGGGCGGCACGCTGTTCGGGCTCTGGCCGGGCGCGGCCTCCGCGCTGAGCTGCCTGCGCCGGCGGCTGCCGCTGTTCCCCGGCTACCTGGAGCGGGCCCGGGAGGTCGCCACCGCGGTGCGGGACCTGCCCGGCGTCACCGTCGTCCCGGACCCGCCGCAGACGCCGATGCTGCACCTGCTGCTCCGCACCGACGCCGACCGGTTCGCCGCGGCGGCCCGCACGCTGGCCGAGGGCGGGCTGTGGACCTGGGAGCGGGCGGCGCCGACCGCCGACCCGGGGGTGGTCCGGGTCGAGCTGCCGGTCGGCGACGCCACCACGGCCCTGCCGATCGAGGAGGTCCGGACGGCCATCGGGCTGCTGGCGGGCGGCCAGGGGTGA
- a CDS encoding bifunctional o-acetylhomoserine/o-acetylserine sulfhydrylase, translating into MTEPSGWSFETRQIHAGAAPDPTTGARALPIYATTSYQFRDSQHAADLFALAEMGNIYTRIMNPTQDALEQRVASLEGGVAALAVASGQAAETLAILNIAEAGSHVVASASLYGGTYNLLHHSLPKLGVQVSFVEDPDDPENWQSLVQENTKAFYAETIGNPKGDVLDISAVSEVAHRNGVPLIVDNTIATPFLIRPIEHGADIVVHSATKYLGGHGTAIAGIIVDSGNFAWTGGKFPGFTTPDPTYHGVVYADLGAPAYALKARVQLLRDLGPAISPFNAWLVVQGIETLSLRMERHVANAQRVAEWLESHDEVESVHYAGLASSPWHAAQQKYAPKGAGAVLAFDIRGGIEAGKRFVEGLELHSHVANIGDVRSLVIHPASTTHSQLTADEQLTTGVTPGLVRLAVGLEGIEDILADLESGFRAAKGS; encoded by the coding sequence ATGACCGAGCCCAGCGGCTGGAGCTTCGAGACCCGGCAGATCCACGCCGGCGCCGCCCCCGACCCGACCACCGGCGCCCGGGCGCTGCCCATCTACGCCACGACCAGCTACCAGTTCCGCGACAGCCAGCACGCCGCGGACCTCTTCGCGCTGGCCGAGATGGGCAACATCTACACCCGGATCATGAACCCGACGCAGGACGCGCTGGAGCAGCGCGTGGCCTCGCTCGAGGGCGGCGTCGCGGCGCTGGCGGTGGCCAGCGGCCAGGCCGCCGAGACGCTGGCGATCCTGAACATCGCCGAGGCCGGCAGCCACGTCGTCGCCTCCGCCTCGCTGTACGGCGGCACGTACAACCTGCTGCACCACTCGCTGCCCAAGCTGGGCGTCCAGGTCTCCTTCGTCGAGGACCCCGACGACCCGGAGAACTGGCAGTCGCTGGTGCAGGAGAACACCAAGGCCTTCTACGCCGAGACCATCGGCAACCCGAAGGGCGACGTCCTGGACATCTCGGCGGTGTCGGAGGTCGCGCACCGCAACGGCGTCCCGCTGATCGTCGACAACACGATCGCCACGCCGTTCCTGATCCGGCCGATCGAGCACGGCGCCGACATCGTGGTCCACTCCGCCACCAAGTACCTGGGCGGGCACGGCACGGCGATCGCCGGGATCATCGTCGACTCCGGCAACTTCGCCTGGACCGGCGGGAAGTTCCCCGGCTTCACCACCCCGGACCCGACGTACCACGGCGTCGTCTACGCCGACCTCGGTGCGCCGGCGTACGCGCTCAAGGCCCGGGTGCAGCTGCTGCGCGACCTCGGCCCGGCGATCTCCCCGTTCAACGCCTGGCTGGTCGTCCAGGGCATCGAGACGCTGTCGCTGCGGATGGAGCGGCACGTCGCCAACGCCCAGCGGGTGGCCGAGTGGCTGGAGTCCCACGACGAGGTCGAGTCGGTGCACTACGCCGGCCTGGCGTCCTCGCCCTGGCACGCCGCCCAGCAGAAGTACGCGCCGAAGGGCGCCGGTGCGGTGCTCGCGTTCGACATCCGCGGCGGCATCGAGGCCGGCAAGCGCTTCGTCGAGGGGCTGGAGCTGCACAGCCACGTGGCCAACATCGGCGACGTGCGCAGCCTGGTCATCCACCCGGCGTCCACGACGCACTCGCAGCTGACCGCCGACGAGCAGCTGACCACCGGCGTCACCCCGGGGCTGGTGCGGCTGGCGGTGGGCCTGGAGGGCATCGAGGACATCCTGGCCGACCTGGAGTCCGGCTTCCGGGCCGCCAAGGGGTCCTGA
- the metX gene encoding homoserine O-acetyltransferase MetX, translated as MPGPRGAAPAAPGARTGGWLPGDPVGDRQFVELGPLALERGGSLPSVRVAYETWGTLAPDAGNAVLVEHALTGDSHVVGPAGPGHATAGWWPSLIGPGAPLDTDRLFVVCANVLGGCQGTTGPSSAAPDGGPWGSRFPEVTIADQVAVEAALSDALGIGRWQAVLGGSMGGMRALEWAVSRPERVAGLFFLASGAVASADQIGTQTTQQTAVRSDPAWAGGDYAPGPGPVTGLGIARRIAHLTYRSGLELDARFGTTVQDDGRFAVASYLDHHAAKLAARFDAGSYVVLTEAMNSWDVGRGRGGVAAALARVTARSVVAGIDSDRLYPPVQQQQVAEGLGVPLRLIFSPYGHDGFLLETAEVGALVRELLPS; from the coding sequence GTGCCCGGGCCCCGGGGGGCGGCTCCGGCTGCCCCCGGGGCCCGGACCGGCGGCTGGCTCCCCGGCGACCCGGTGGGCGACCGGCAGTTCGTGGAGCTGGGGCCCCTGGCGCTGGAGCGCGGCGGCTCCCTGCCGTCGGTGCGGGTCGCCTACGAGACGTGGGGGACCCTCGCGCCCGACGCGGGCAACGCGGTGCTGGTGGAGCACGCGCTCACCGGCGACAGCCACGTCGTCGGCCCCGCCGGGCCCGGGCACGCCACGGCCGGCTGGTGGCCGTCGCTGATCGGCCCGGGCGCCCCGCTGGACACCGACCGGCTGTTCGTCGTCTGCGCCAACGTGCTCGGCGGCTGCCAGGGCACGACCGGGCCCTCGTCGGCCGCGCCGGACGGGGGCCCGTGGGGCTCCCGGTTCCCCGAGGTCACCATCGCCGACCAGGTGGCGGTCGAGGCGGCGCTGTCCGACGCCCTGGGCATCGGCCGGTGGCAGGCGGTGCTCGGCGGCTCGATGGGCGGGATGCGCGCGCTGGAGTGGGCGGTCTCCCGGCCCGAGCGGGTCGCCGGGCTGTTCTTCCTCGCCTCGGGGGCGGTGGCCAGCGCCGACCAGATCGGCACCCAGACCACCCAGCAGACCGCCGTGCGCAGCGACCCGGCCTGGGCCGGTGGCGACTACGCCCCCGGGCCCGGGCCGGTGACCGGCCTCGGCATCGCCCGGCGGATCGCCCACCTGACCTACCGCAGCGGCCTGGAGCTCGACGCGCGGTTCGGGACGACGGTGCAGGACGACGGCCGGTTCGCCGTGGCCTCCTACCTGGACCACCACGCCGCCAAGCTGGCCGCGCGGTTCGACGCCGGCAGCTACGTGGTGCTGACCGAGGCGATGAACAGCTGGGACGTCGGCCGCGGCCGGGGTGGCGTGGCGGCGGCGCTGGCCCGGGTCACCGCCCGGTCGGTGGTGGCCGGCATCGACTCCGACCGGCTCTACCCGCCGGTGCAGCAGCAGCAGGTGGCCGAGGGTCTCGGCGTCCCGCTGCGGCTCATCTTCTCGCCCTACGGCCACGACGGCTTCCTGCTGGAGACCGCAGAGGTCGGCGCGCTGGTCCGGGAACTGCTCCCGTCCTGA